The Sandaracinaceae bacterium genome has a segment encoding these proteins:
- a CDS encoding matrixin family metalloprotease produces MRRTHLAWLVLLVTSPAHAWAPLTSSRPTWDDAHVAWSLHDRGSDDLDFATVQTDVRRGMEDWTRVSCTGFSTTYEGTTSTAPRGGDGQFIVGWVESGWSHSSSAIGVTGTRFTSSRLVEADMEMNGVHFTWTTDPGSGSRVNLYSIALHEGGHFFGLGHSSDRGAAMYFAYSGGVSTLGADDEAGICALYPGSGGGATDCATTGCPSGERCVDGSCTPDTPPAPGGDAVCAPCLENADCGGSGDYCLGYPDGNGYCGAACASAADCGGGERCSTLSNGARQCVRFVDGGASCGGAAPPPAPECAVDADCGAGERCAAGSCVPSGAGLGDPCARHDDCGAGACLAGVCTQSCDWPGGACPDGFYCDGGATGACGPGACLPGRAGPGADGDPCGAHTDCGSLHCFAGRCGTACDPSTVGACPGGGICQVGELACRGACGVTGSLGDPCAGNPDCASGLCASRDGDGFCTEICDPSSPCGPGFRCVADGAVSVCVPDGGALGQRCGGNGDCASGICAVEETRTYCTRICDPSSPCPSAMRCVPSGTPGISVCQPGGEQAEGERRGLVGSCSISGGSDGGGPLGALLVLLWLTWRAGRTRRLSPPG; encoded by the coding sequence ATGAGGCGGACCCACCTCGCGTGGCTCGTCCTGCTCGTCACGTCTCCCGCGCACGCGTGGGCGCCGCTGACCTCGTCGCGCCCCACCTGGGACGACGCGCACGTCGCCTGGTCGCTGCACGACCGCGGCTCGGACGACCTCGACTTCGCCACCGTGCAGACGGATGTGCGCCGCGGCATGGAGGACTGGACCCGGGTGAGCTGCACCGGCTTCTCGACCACCTACGAGGGCACGACGTCCACCGCCCCGCGCGGAGGCGACGGCCAGTTCATCGTGGGCTGGGTCGAGTCGGGCTGGAGCCACAGCTCGAGCGCCATCGGGGTCACGGGGACGCGCTTCACCTCGAGCCGCCTCGTCGAGGCCGACATGGAGATGAACGGAGTGCACTTCACCTGGACCACCGACCCGGGGAGCGGCAGCCGCGTGAACCTCTACTCCATCGCGCTGCACGAGGGCGGGCACTTCTTCGGGCTCGGCCACTCCTCCGACCGGGGCGCGGCGATGTACTTCGCCTACTCCGGCGGCGTCTCCACCCTGGGCGCCGACGACGAAGCGGGGATCTGCGCGCTCTACCCCGGGAGCGGCGGCGGGGCGACCGACTGCGCGACGACCGGCTGCCCGAGCGGCGAGCGCTGCGTCGACGGGAGCTGCACGCCCGACACGCCGCCCGCGCCCGGCGGCGACGCGGTGTGCGCGCCGTGTCTCGAGAACGCGGACTGCGGCGGGAGCGGCGACTACTGCCTCGGCTACCCCGACGGCAACGGCTACTGCGGCGCGGCGTGCGCCTCGGCCGCGGACTGCGGGGGCGGTGAGCGGTGCTCGACCCTGAGCAACGGCGCGCGGCAGTGCGTGCGGTTCGTCGATGGAGGGGCCAGCTGCGGAGGCGCCGCGCCGCCCCCCGCGCCCGAGTGCGCGGTCGACGCCGACTGCGGCGCGGGTGAGCGCTGCGCCGCGGGGAGCTGCGTGCCCTCGGGCGCGGGCCTCGGCGATCCCTGCGCCCGCCACGACGACTGCGGCGCCGGCGCGTGCCTCGCCGGGGTCTGCACGCAGAGCTGTGACTGGCCGGGCGGCGCGTGCCCCGACGGCTTCTACTGCGACGGCGGCGCGACCGGCGCGTGTGGCCCCGGCGCGTGTCTGCCCGGCCGGGCGGGCCCGGGCGCGGACGGCGATCCCTGCGGCGCGCACACCGACTGCGGCTCGCTGCACTGCTTCGCCGGGCGCTGCGGGACGGCCTGCGACCCCAGCACGGTCGGGGCGTGTCCGGGCGGCGGCATCTGCCAGGTCGGCGAGCTGGCCTGCCGCGGCGCGTGCGGGGTCACGGGCAGCCTCGGCGATCCCTGCGCGGGGAACCCGGACTGCGCGAGCGGCCTCTGCGCCAGCCGCGACGGCGACGGATTCTGCACCGAGATCTGCGATCCCAGCTCTCCGTGCGGGCCCGGCTTCCGCTGCGTGGCGGATGGCGCGGTCAGCGTCTGCGTGCCGGACGGAGGCGCGCTCGGCCAGCGCTGCGGTGGGAACGGCGACTGCGCCTCGGGCATCTGCGCCGTCGAGGAGACGCGCACCTACTGCACCCGCATCTGCGACCCGAGCTCGCCCTGCCCGAGCGCCATGCGCTGCGTGCCGAGCGGGACCCCGGGGATCTCGGTCTGTCAGCCGGGCGGCGAGCAAGCCGAGGGCGAGCGGCGCGGCCTGGTCGGGAGCTGCTCGATCTCGGGCGGATCGGACGGCGGGGGGCCGCTCGGAGCGCTCCTCGTGCTCCTCTGGCTCACGTGGCGCGCCGGCCGGACCCGTCGGCTGTCACCTCCGGGGTGA
- a CDS encoding CAP domain-containing protein, with protein MRRLAPLLFVLTLLSACEGRLTVEGPADPDASSVPQIMLDGSTPPPPPAGDASVPAPDAGPPPAPGCTLPPEGECSGDTARWCEGDAVREEDCTGRVCALDAGLGRHACEDPAPPPPPPPTDCAGPEEAEVIRLANEARGASLTTLECDPDMARTARLHSQDMCDQGYFSHTGLDGRSPFDRMRDEGVSYRTAGENIAAGQRTPDAVHTAWMNSAGHRRNILNGAYGRIGVGYVSCGGRPYWTQVFAD; from the coding sequence ATGCGTCGCCTCGCCCCCCTGTTGTTCGTACTGACCCTGCTCTCGGCCTGCGAAGGCCGGCTGACCGTCGAAGGTCCCGCCGACCCCGACGCGTCCTCCGTGCCGCAGATCATGCTCGACGGCTCGACGCCGCCGCCGCCTCCCGCGGGCGACGCCAGCGTCCCGGCCCCCGACGCGGGCCCGCCTCCGGCCCCCGGCTGCACGCTCCCGCCCGAAGGGGAGTGCTCGGGGGACACCGCGCGCTGGTGCGAGGGCGACGCGGTGCGCGAGGAGGACTGCACGGGGCGCGTCTGCGCGCTCGACGCGGGGCTCGGTCGGCACGCCTGCGAGGACCCGGCGCCGCCGCCGCCGCCGCCGCCCACCGACTGCGCGGGACCGGAGGAGGCGGAGGTGATCCGCCTCGCCAACGAAGCCCGCGGCGCGTCGCTGACCACGCTCGAGTGCGACCCGGACATGGCGCGCACGGCCCGCCTTCACAGCCAGGACATGTGCGACCAGGGCTACTTCAGCCACACCGGGCTCGACGGCCGAAGCCCCTTCGACCGCATGCGCGACGAGGGCGTCTCCTACCGGACGGCGGGCGAGAACATCGCGGCCGGGCAGCGCACGCCCGACGCGGTGCACACCGCCTGGATGAACAGCGCTGGCCACCGCCGGAACATCTTGAACGGCGCCTACGGGCGCATCGGCGTCGGCTACGTCAGCTGCGGCGGTCGCCCGTACTGGACGCAGGTCTTCGCAGACTGA
- a CDS encoding sigma 54-interacting transcriptional regulator encodes MSQSSWDDPDRWTNDATSAGGWGVEFRRFALVGAGGKAGEVRFESTADRCSIGAHRKNDLALEDPTVSRFHAEVEIRDRGPFVRDLGSRNGTYVDGVRVEGAWLRHGSSLKVGKTLLRFEVLGGTNTVPISRADHFGTMYGASVPMRALFAMLEKIAPSDATVLLEGETGTGKEEAAQSIHEASPRADGPFVTLDCSAIPSNLLESELFGHERGAFTGATESREGVFEAAHGGTLFLDELGELPLTMQPALLRALEQREVRRVGATEVRHVDVRVVAATNRDLREEVSASRFREDLYYRLAVFHLRLPPLRERPEDIPGLAAVLLGRMGLDQGGVDRLLTPELRGTLRQGRWPGNVRELRNHLSRCMVFGETVFGEMAFGESLPRRTHDGAQPSRVDASLPYADARNEALARFERDYAAALLQLHGGNVSAAARAAEMARPYLHRILRKHGLR; translated from the coding sequence ATGAGCCAATCGAGCTGGGACGATCCGGATCGCTGGACGAACGACGCCACGAGCGCCGGCGGCTGGGGCGTCGAGTTCCGCCGCTTCGCCCTCGTGGGCGCGGGTGGCAAGGCGGGCGAGGTGCGCTTCGAGTCGACCGCCGATCGCTGCAGCATCGGCGCGCACCGCAAGAACGATCTCGCGCTCGAGGATCCCACCGTGTCTCGCTTCCACGCCGAGGTGGAGATCCGCGACCGCGGCCCGTTCGTGAGAGACCTCGGCAGCCGCAACGGCACCTACGTCGATGGCGTGCGCGTGGAGGGAGCGTGGCTGCGGCACGGCAGCTCGCTGAAGGTCGGCAAGACCCTGCTGCGCTTCGAGGTCCTCGGCGGCACCAACACCGTGCCCATCAGCCGCGCCGATCACTTCGGCACGATGTACGGCGCGTCCGTGCCCATGCGCGCGCTCTTCGCCATGCTCGAGAAGATCGCGCCGAGCGACGCCACGGTGCTGCTCGAGGGCGAGACGGGGACCGGCAAGGAGGAGGCGGCGCAGTCGATCCACGAGGCGAGCCCGCGCGCCGACGGGCCCTTCGTGACGCTCGACTGCAGCGCGATCCCCTCGAACCTGCTGGAGAGCGAGCTCTTCGGGCACGAGCGGGGCGCGTTCACGGGCGCGACGGAGAGCCGCGAGGGCGTCTTCGAGGCGGCCCACGGCGGCACGCTCTTCCTGGACGAGCTGGGGGAGCTGCCGCTCACGATGCAGCCCGCGCTCCTCCGCGCGCTCGAGCAGCGCGAGGTCCGGCGCGTCGGGGCGACCGAGGTCCGACACGTCGACGTGCGCGTCGTGGCCGCGACGAACCGCGATCTGCGCGAGGAGGTGAGCGCGAGCCGATTCCGGGAGGACCTCTACTATCGGCTCGCGGTCTTCCACCTGCGCCTCCCGCCGCTGCGCGAGCGCCCGGAGGACATCCCCGGCCTCGCGGCGGTGCTGCTGGGGCGGATGGGGCTCGACCAGGGCGGCGTCGATCGCCTCCTGACGCCCGAGCTGCGGGGCACGCTCCGGCAGGGCCGCTGGCCTGGCAACGTGCGCGAGCTGCGAAACCACCTCTCGCGCTGCATGGTCTTCGGAGAGACAGTCTTCGGAGAGATGGCGTTCGGAGAGAGCCTCCCGCGGCGGACCCACGATGGCGCGCAGCCGTCTCGGGTGGACGCGAGCCTCCCCTACGCCGACGCGCGCAACGAGGCGCTCGCGCGCTTCGAGCGAGACTACGCGGCCGCGCTGCTCCAGCTGCACGGCGGGAACGTGAGCGCGGCGGCGCGCGCGGCGGAGATGGCGCGGCCGTACCTGCACCGCATCCTCCGCAAACACGGCTTGCGATAA